From Solea solea chromosome 20, fSolSol10.1, whole genome shotgun sequence, one genomic window encodes:
- the pdcd6ip gene encoding programmed cell death 6-interacting protein isoform X3 produces the protein MATFISVPLKKSSEVDLVKPLSKFVTTTYQANDEQAEYLRSVEELNKLRKNALGRPLDKHESSLEILLRYYDQLCAVEPKFPFSENQLCLTFTWKDAFEKGSLFGGSVKLALASLGYEKTCVLFNAAALASQIASEQNLDNDEGLRTAAKYYQLASGAFGHIKDTVLSALNREPTMDISPETVGTLSLIMLAQAQEVFFLKATSDRMKDAVIAKLANQAADFYGDAFKQYKDNLPKEVMPVLAAKRCIMQANAELHQSAVAKQKKRFGEEIARLQHAAELAKTVASRYDDYVSVKDLSEKINRALTAAKKDNDFIYHDRVPEVKDLETIGKAALVKATAISPPLSQKFSDLFEKMVPMAVQQSMSIYSQRKAETVNRLVGSLREATNLCNGVLASLNLPAALEDLSGDSVPQSIAEKARSIVQQGGLQSIEQLIKDLPELLTRNREILDESLKMLDAEETTDNELRAKFNQRWNRTPSGDLYKPLRAEGANFRNVLDKAVQADQVVRERYSAHCDMIALLCKSEDELSAAIPSANPTKTLQGSEVVNVLRSLLSQLDEMKKERETLEEEVKAVTFDMSTSFLTALAQDGAINEEQLSLSQLDQSYGTYNQRVQASLHMQEELLGKVQTSHQDFSSLKQSNAETNQREEVLKKLASAHDSYVEISNNLREGTKFYNDLTEILLKFQNKCSDIVFARKTERDELLKDLQQSIAREPSAPSFNVPAYQSTPAAGPTPAPRTVFQPQPAQQQPPAKPQPPARPPPPTVTPQVAATPPPTNTAPSVASTSNPPPVAPMAQAQGPPYPTYQGYPGYFQAPMGYNPYAYGQYNMPNMPNMPYMPYQPSPGQGGYPGAPPAGQPYPGYPQQPPQQQQQQQHQPYYPQQ, from the exons ATACTATGACCAGCTGTGTGCTGTCGAGCCCAAGTTTCCCTTCTCTGAAAACCAG CTCTGCTTAACCTTCACATGGAAGGATGCCTTTGAAAAAGGGTCACTGTTTGGTGGCTCAGTCAAGCTCG CTTTGGCCAGTTTGGGTTACGAGAAGACGTGTGTGCTGTTCAATGCAGCGGCGTTGGCCAGCCAGATCGCTTCAGAGCAGAACCTCGACAATGATGAAGGACTGAGGACTGCAGCTAAATACTATCAG CTGGCCAGCGGAGCGTTTGGTCACATCAAGGACACGGTGCTGTCTGCCCTGAATAGGGAGCCCACTATGGACATCTCTCCTGAGACTGTGGGCACCCTGAGCCTCATAATGCTTGCCCAGGCCCAGGAGGTCTTTTTCCTCAAAGCTACTTCAG ATAGAATGAAAGATGCTGTCATTGCTAAACTGGCCAATCAAGCAGCAGATTTCTATGGTGACGCCTTCAAGCAGTACAAAGACAACCTTCCCAAG gaaGTGATGCCGGTCCTGGCGGCCAAGCGCTGCATCATGCAGGCCAACGCTGAGCTTCACCAGAGCGCCGTGGCCAAGCAGAAGAAGCGTTTTGGAGAGGAGATTGCTCGCCTTCAG CACGCAGCAGAGCTGGCGAAAACCGTGGCCTCTCGTTACGATGATTATGTGAGCGTTAAGGACCTGAGTGAGAAGATCAACCGAGCCCTCACCGCTGCAAAAAAAGACAACGATTTTATCTACCACGACCGCGTTCCTGAAGTCAAGGATCTGGAGACTATTGGCAAAGCAGCGTTGGTCAAAGCTACAGCTATCTCACCTCCACTTAGCCAGAAATTCTCAG ACCTGTTTGAGAAGATGGTTCCTATGGCGGTGCAGCAGTCCATGAGCATTTACAGCCAGAGGAAGGCTGAGACTGTTAACAGGCTGGTGGGGTCACTCAGGGAGGCGACCAACCTCTGCAACGG GGTGTTGGCATCGCTGAATCTGCCAGCTGCCCTGGAGGATCTGTCTGGAGACTCTGTCCCTCAATCCATTGCTGAGAAGGCCAGATCCATTGTGCAGCAAGGGGGACTTCAGAGCATTGAGCAGCTGATCAAAGACCTGCCTGAGCTTCTGACTCGCAACAGAGAAATCCTGGATGAG TCTCTGAAGATGCTGGATGCTGAAGAGACAACAGACAATGAGCTGAGAGCCAAGTTCAACCAGCGCTGGAACAGAACCCCCTCTGGTGATCTGTATAAGCCCCTGCGTGCAG AGGGCGCTAACTTCCGCAACGTCTTGGACAAGGCTGTTCAAGCAGATCAAGTGGTGAGGGAGCGGTACAGCGCCCACTGTGACATGATCGCTCTGCTGTGTAAATCAGAGGACGAGCTCTCTGCTGCCATCCCCTCTGCCAACCCAACCAAAACACTGCAGGGCAGTGAG GTGGTGAATGTGCTGCGCTCCCTGCTCAGCCAGCTGGATGAGatgaaaaaggagagagagaccttgGAAGAAGAAGTCAAGgctgtgacctttgacatgTCTACGTCCTTTCTGACGGCACTGGCCCAGGACGGGGCCATCAACGAGGAGCAGCTGTCACTCTCCCAACTGGACCAGTCGTACGGTACCTACAACCAGAGAGTACAAGCCTCACTCCACATGCAGGAAGAGCTGCTGGGAAAAGTTCAG ACGTCCCACCAGGATTTCAGCAGTCTGAAGCAGTCAAACGCAGAGACCAACCAGAGGGAGGAGGTCCTGAAGAAGTTGGCTTCAGCCCACGACAGCTACGTTGAGATCAGCAACAACCTGCGCGAAGGCACAAAG TTCTACAACGACCTGACAGAAATCCTGCTTAAGTTCCAGAATAAGTGCAGCGACATTGTTTTTGCACGCAAGACGGAGCGGGATGAACTACTTAA AGATCTGCAGCAGAGCATTGCCCGAGAGCCCAGTGCTCCATCCTTCAACGTTCCCGCCTATCAGAGCACCCCGGCTGCCGGCCCAACACCTGCACCCAGGACTGTATTT CAGCCCCAACCAGCCCAACAGCAACCCCCAGCCAAGCCCCAGCCTCCAGCCagacctcctcctcccaccGTCACCCCTCAGGTTGCAGCCACCCCCCCTCCAACCAACACAGCGCCCTCTGTTGCTTCCACCAGCAACCCGCCACCTGTGGCCCCAATGGCTCAGGCCCAGGGACCACCTTACCCCACGTACCAGGGATACCCAGG GTACTTTCAGGCCCCTATGGGCTACAACCCCTATGCTTATGGCCAGTACAACATGCCTAATATGCCCAACATGCCTTACATGCCCTACCAGCCTTCTCCAGGACAAGGAGGATACCCAGGAGCCCCTCCTGCTGGACAGCCCTACCCCGGTTACCCCCAGCaaccaccacagcagcagcagcagcagcagcatcagccgTACTACCCTCAACAATAA
- the pdcd6ip gene encoding programmed cell death 6-interacting protein isoform X2: MATFISVPLKKSSEVDLVKPLSKFVTTTYQANDEQAEYLRSVEELNKLRKNALGRPLDKHESSLEILLRYYDQLCAVEPKFPFSENQLCLTFTWKDAFEKGSLFGGSVKLALASLGYEKTCVLFNAAALASQIASEQNLDNDEGLRTAAKYYQLASGAFGHIKDTVLSALNREPTMDISPETVGTLSLIMLAQAQEVFFLKATSDRMKDAVIAKLANQAADFYGDAFKQYKDNLPKYFYFQEVMPVLAAKRCIMQANAELHQSAVAKQKKRFGEEIARLQHAAELAKTVASRYDDYVSVKDLSEKINRALTAAKKDNDFIYHDRVPEVKDLETIGKAALVKATAISPPLSQKFSDLFEKMVPMAVQQSMSIYSQRKAETVNRLVGSLREATNLCNGVLASLNLPAALEDLSGDSVPQSIAEKARSIVQQGGLQSIEQLIKDLPELLTRNREILDESLKMLDAEETTDNELRAKFNQRWNRTPSGDLYKPLRAEGANFRNVLDKAVQADQVVRERYSAHCDMIALLCKSEDELSAAIPSANPTKTLQGSEVVNVLRSLLSQLDEMKKERETLEEEVKAVTFDMSTSFLTALAQDGAINEEQLSLSQLDQSYGTYNQRVQASLHMQEELLGKVQTSHQDFSSLKQSNAETNQREEVLKKLASAHDSYVEISNNLREGTKFYNDLTEILLKFQNKCSDIVFARKTERDELLKDLQQSIAREPSAPSFNVPAYQSTPAAGPTPAPRTVFPQPAQQQPPAKPQPPARPPPPTVTPQVAATPPPTNTAPSVASTSNPPPVAPMAQAQGPPYPTYQGYPGYFQAPMGYNPYAYGQYNMPNMPNMPYMPYQPSPGQGGYPGAPPAGQPYPGYPQQPPQQQQQQQHQPYYPQQ, translated from the exons ATACTATGACCAGCTGTGTGCTGTCGAGCCCAAGTTTCCCTTCTCTGAAAACCAG CTCTGCTTAACCTTCACATGGAAGGATGCCTTTGAAAAAGGGTCACTGTTTGGTGGCTCAGTCAAGCTCG CTTTGGCCAGTTTGGGTTACGAGAAGACGTGTGTGCTGTTCAATGCAGCGGCGTTGGCCAGCCAGATCGCTTCAGAGCAGAACCTCGACAATGATGAAGGACTGAGGACTGCAGCTAAATACTATCAG CTGGCCAGCGGAGCGTTTGGTCACATCAAGGACACGGTGCTGTCTGCCCTGAATAGGGAGCCCACTATGGACATCTCTCCTGAGACTGTGGGCACCCTGAGCCTCATAATGCTTGCCCAGGCCCAGGAGGTCTTTTTCCTCAAAGCTACTTCAG ATAGAATGAAAGATGCTGTCATTGCTAAACTGGCCAATCAAGCAGCAGATTTCTATGGTGACGCCTTCAAGCAGTACAAAGACAACCTTCCCAAG tatttttattttcaggaaGTGATGCCGGTCCTGGCGGCCAAGCGCTGCATCATGCAGGCCAACGCTGAGCTTCACCAGAGCGCCGTGGCCAAGCAGAAGAAGCGTTTTGGAGAGGAGATTGCTCGCCTTCAG CACGCAGCAGAGCTGGCGAAAACCGTGGCCTCTCGTTACGATGATTATGTGAGCGTTAAGGACCTGAGTGAGAAGATCAACCGAGCCCTCACCGCTGCAAAAAAAGACAACGATTTTATCTACCACGACCGCGTTCCTGAAGTCAAGGATCTGGAGACTATTGGCAAAGCAGCGTTGGTCAAAGCTACAGCTATCTCACCTCCACTTAGCCAGAAATTCTCAG ACCTGTTTGAGAAGATGGTTCCTATGGCGGTGCAGCAGTCCATGAGCATTTACAGCCAGAGGAAGGCTGAGACTGTTAACAGGCTGGTGGGGTCACTCAGGGAGGCGACCAACCTCTGCAACGG GGTGTTGGCATCGCTGAATCTGCCAGCTGCCCTGGAGGATCTGTCTGGAGACTCTGTCCCTCAATCCATTGCTGAGAAGGCCAGATCCATTGTGCAGCAAGGGGGACTTCAGAGCATTGAGCAGCTGATCAAAGACCTGCCTGAGCTTCTGACTCGCAACAGAGAAATCCTGGATGAG TCTCTGAAGATGCTGGATGCTGAAGAGACAACAGACAATGAGCTGAGAGCCAAGTTCAACCAGCGCTGGAACAGAACCCCCTCTGGTGATCTGTATAAGCCCCTGCGTGCAG AGGGCGCTAACTTCCGCAACGTCTTGGACAAGGCTGTTCAAGCAGATCAAGTGGTGAGGGAGCGGTACAGCGCCCACTGTGACATGATCGCTCTGCTGTGTAAATCAGAGGACGAGCTCTCTGCTGCCATCCCCTCTGCCAACCCAACCAAAACACTGCAGGGCAGTGAG GTGGTGAATGTGCTGCGCTCCCTGCTCAGCCAGCTGGATGAGatgaaaaaggagagagagaccttgGAAGAAGAAGTCAAGgctgtgacctttgacatgTCTACGTCCTTTCTGACGGCACTGGCCCAGGACGGGGCCATCAACGAGGAGCAGCTGTCACTCTCCCAACTGGACCAGTCGTACGGTACCTACAACCAGAGAGTACAAGCCTCACTCCACATGCAGGAAGAGCTGCTGGGAAAAGTTCAG ACGTCCCACCAGGATTTCAGCAGTCTGAAGCAGTCAAACGCAGAGACCAACCAGAGGGAGGAGGTCCTGAAGAAGTTGGCTTCAGCCCACGACAGCTACGTTGAGATCAGCAACAACCTGCGCGAAGGCACAAAG TTCTACAACGACCTGACAGAAATCCTGCTTAAGTTCCAGAATAAGTGCAGCGACATTGTTTTTGCACGCAAGACGGAGCGGGATGAACTACTTAA AGATCTGCAGCAGAGCATTGCCCGAGAGCCCAGTGCTCCATCCTTCAACGTTCCCGCCTATCAGAGCACCCCGGCTGCCGGCCCAACACCTGCACCCAGGACTGTATTT CCCCAACCAGCCCAACAGCAACCCCCAGCCAAGCCCCAGCCTCCAGCCagacctcctcctcccaccGTCACCCCTCAGGTTGCAGCCACCCCCCCTCCAACCAACACAGCGCCCTCTGTTGCTTCCACCAGCAACCCGCCACCTGTGGCCCCAATGGCTCAGGCCCAGGGACCACCTTACCCCACGTACCAGGGATACCCAGG GTACTTTCAGGCCCCTATGGGCTACAACCCCTATGCTTATGGCCAGTACAACATGCCTAATATGCCCAACATGCCTTACATGCCCTACCAGCCTTCTCCAGGACAAGGAGGATACCCAGGAGCCCCTCCTGCTGGACAGCCCTACCCCGGTTACCCCCAGCaaccaccacagcagcagcagcagcagcagcatcagccgTACTACCCTCAACAATAA
- the pdcd6ip gene encoding programmed cell death 6-interacting protein isoform X1 codes for MATFISVPLKKSSEVDLVKPLSKFVTTTYQANDEQAEYLRSVEELNKLRKNALGRPLDKHESSLEILLRYYDQLCAVEPKFPFSENQLCLTFTWKDAFEKGSLFGGSVKLALASLGYEKTCVLFNAAALASQIASEQNLDNDEGLRTAAKYYQLASGAFGHIKDTVLSALNREPTMDISPETVGTLSLIMLAQAQEVFFLKATSDRMKDAVIAKLANQAADFYGDAFKQYKDNLPKYFYFQEVMPVLAAKRCIMQANAELHQSAVAKQKKRFGEEIARLQHAAELAKTVASRYDDYVSVKDLSEKINRALTAAKKDNDFIYHDRVPEVKDLETIGKAALVKATAISPPLSQKFSDLFEKMVPMAVQQSMSIYSQRKAETVNRLVGSLREATNLCNGVLASLNLPAALEDLSGDSVPQSIAEKARSIVQQGGLQSIEQLIKDLPELLTRNREILDESLKMLDAEETTDNELRAKFNQRWNRTPSGDLYKPLRAEGANFRNVLDKAVQADQVVRERYSAHCDMIALLCKSEDELSAAIPSANPTKTLQGSEVVNVLRSLLSQLDEMKKERETLEEEVKAVTFDMSTSFLTALAQDGAINEEQLSLSQLDQSYGTYNQRVQASLHMQEELLGKVQTSHQDFSSLKQSNAETNQREEVLKKLASAHDSYVEISNNLREGTKFYNDLTEILLKFQNKCSDIVFARKTERDELLKDLQQSIAREPSAPSFNVPAYQSTPAAGPTPAPRTVFQPQPAQQQPPAKPQPPARPPPPTVTPQVAATPPPTNTAPSVASTSNPPPVAPMAQAQGPPYPTYQGYPGYFQAPMGYNPYAYGQYNMPNMPNMPYMPYQPSPGQGGYPGAPPAGQPYPGYPQQPPQQQQQQQHQPYYPQQ; via the exons ATACTATGACCAGCTGTGTGCTGTCGAGCCCAAGTTTCCCTTCTCTGAAAACCAG CTCTGCTTAACCTTCACATGGAAGGATGCCTTTGAAAAAGGGTCACTGTTTGGTGGCTCAGTCAAGCTCG CTTTGGCCAGTTTGGGTTACGAGAAGACGTGTGTGCTGTTCAATGCAGCGGCGTTGGCCAGCCAGATCGCTTCAGAGCAGAACCTCGACAATGATGAAGGACTGAGGACTGCAGCTAAATACTATCAG CTGGCCAGCGGAGCGTTTGGTCACATCAAGGACACGGTGCTGTCTGCCCTGAATAGGGAGCCCACTATGGACATCTCTCCTGAGACTGTGGGCACCCTGAGCCTCATAATGCTTGCCCAGGCCCAGGAGGTCTTTTTCCTCAAAGCTACTTCAG ATAGAATGAAAGATGCTGTCATTGCTAAACTGGCCAATCAAGCAGCAGATTTCTATGGTGACGCCTTCAAGCAGTACAAAGACAACCTTCCCAAG tatttttattttcaggaaGTGATGCCGGTCCTGGCGGCCAAGCGCTGCATCATGCAGGCCAACGCTGAGCTTCACCAGAGCGCCGTGGCCAAGCAGAAGAAGCGTTTTGGAGAGGAGATTGCTCGCCTTCAG CACGCAGCAGAGCTGGCGAAAACCGTGGCCTCTCGTTACGATGATTATGTGAGCGTTAAGGACCTGAGTGAGAAGATCAACCGAGCCCTCACCGCTGCAAAAAAAGACAACGATTTTATCTACCACGACCGCGTTCCTGAAGTCAAGGATCTGGAGACTATTGGCAAAGCAGCGTTGGTCAAAGCTACAGCTATCTCACCTCCACTTAGCCAGAAATTCTCAG ACCTGTTTGAGAAGATGGTTCCTATGGCGGTGCAGCAGTCCATGAGCATTTACAGCCAGAGGAAGGCTGAGACTGTTAACAGGCTGGTGGGGTCACTCAGGGAGGCGACCAACCTCTGCAACGG GGTGTTGGCATCGCTGAATCTGCCAGCTGCCCTGGAGGATCTGTCTGGAGACTCTGTCCCTCAATCCATTGCTGAGAAGGCCAGATCCATTGTGCAGCAAGGGGGACTTCAGAGCATTGAGCAGCTGATCAAAGACCTGCCTGAGCTTCTGACTCGCAACAGAGAAATCCTGGATGAG TCTCTGAAGATGCTGGATGCTGAAGAGACAACAGACAATGAGCTGAGAGCCAAGTTCAACCAGCGCTGGAACAGAACCCCCTCTGGTGATCTGTATAAGCCCCTGCGTGCAG AGGGCGCTAACTTCCGCAACGTCTTGGACAAGGCTGTTCAAGCAGATCAAGTGGTGAGGGAGCGGTACAGCGCCCACTGTGACATGATCGCTCTGCTGTGTAAATCAGAGGACGAGCTCTCTGCTGCCATCCCCTCTGCCAACCCAACCAAAACACTGCAGGGCAGTGAG GTGGTGAATGTGCTGCGCTCCCTGCTCAGCCAGCTGGATGAGatgaaaaaggagagagagaccttgGAAGAAGAAGTCAAGgctgtgacctttgacatgTCTACGTCCTTTCTGACGGCACTGGCCCAGGACGGGGCCATCAACGAGGAGCAGCTGTCACTCTCCCAACTGGACCAGTCGTACGGTACCTACAACCAGAGAGTACAAGCCTCACTCCACATGCAGGAAGAGCTGCTGGGAAAAGTTCAG ACGTCCCACCAGGATTTCAGCAGTCTGAAGCAGTCAAACGCAGAGACCAACCAGAGGGAGGAGGTCCTGAAGAAGTTGGCTTCAGCCCACGACAGCTACGTTGAGATCAGCAACAACCTGCGCGAAGGCACAAAG TTCTACAACGACCTGACAGAAATCCTGCTTAAGTTCCAGAATAAGTGCAGCGACATTGTTTTTGCACGCAAGACGGAGCGGGATGAACTACTTAA AGATCTGCAGCAGAGCATTGCCCGAGAGCCCAGTGCTCCATCCTTCAACGTTCCCGCCTATCAGAGCACCCCGGCTGCCGGCCCAACACCTGCACCCAGGACTGTATTT CAGCCCCAACCAGCCCAACAGCAACCCCCAGCCAAGCCCCAGCCTCCAGCCagacctcctcctcccaccGTCACCCCTCAGGTTGCAGCCACCCCCCCTCCAACCAACACAGCGCCCTCTGTTGCTTCCACCAGCAACCCGCCACCTGTGGCCCCAATGGCTCAGGCCCAGGGACCACCTTACCCCACGTACCAGGGATACCCAGG GTACTTTCAGGCCCCTATGGGCTACAACCCCTATGCTTATGGCCAGTACAACATGCCTAATATGCCCAACATGCCTTACATGCCCTACCAGCCTTCTCCAGGACAAGGAGGATACCCAGGAGCCCCTCCTGCTGGACAGCCCTACCCCGGTTACCCCCAGCaaccaccacagcagcagcagcagcagcagcatcagccgTACTACCCTCAACAATAA